The genome window acacaaagaaaatgaaatgattATTCTAATAAGTGTCCTGAACACTAGTTAGTAATAATACGCAAGTTCCCATTTCGAATGCATAGACGCaagtttatattttttattcaaagaaaATCTGAACCCCAtcaagtggtgaaaataaagaGGAGGACTTGAGAATCAAATTAGAAATCTCATCATTAtttgattaatatttttataagcTAAGTTAGATTCGATGAACCATTGAAATTCGCCACAGTGATTAGAAGAGAATTTTTAGAATTCTTTTAACTACCAAGTCCAAAATTTGAATTCCTGGTCTTGGGTATTGGAAGGGCGAGTGTAATGAATTgggaaaaaacaaacaaacaaacaaacaagggTTGGGTTCTATGGAAGTTTGACTAGAACACATCTCACATACGTTGACCAATTGCTTCTAGACATTTTCTGAATTTAACTTTACATTTTAAAAAACAAACCATTTGAACTCTCCCGCAATCATTACCCGGTAAACACTAGTTAGCCAAAACCAACAAAGAAAAACCAAACATATTCATCTATCCTTTGATAAGATTCGAGATGGAGTAGTTCAGAGAATTGATGCTGCCATTATAGATggggaaagaaaaacaaattaagtaaaaatcaaGCAAAACCTGGCAAAAATGGTTTGATTAACGTAAAAATTGTGTGACTTTTTTATACTAAAACTCCAAACTTCACGAAGGCTTAAttctacaaaattccaacaactCGACCAATGAGATGCACTGGTGAACCTAGTCCACCCCATCCATGGAACTCAAGGAGtagaaaatataacaaatttcTCTTCCACTTACGTTCACTAACCGacccaatttctttttttcccccttttttcctttgtttcctctcaaTCAATTTTGAGATTGTTGAGGTTTTAATGTTTGGACCTAAGGATCACAAGTTCACAACAAAGCATAAAAAATTAAAGCTCATATTCCTCTATCTGCTTTTCCCTCACCAGGGGTCTAAAGACCCTGTTAGAAGGAAATCAGCTTGGGCAAAATTATTGGCTGTGCTCTACAAGTGGAACTAAGaataaggatatatatatatatatatatctcaaatGATGCATTTACATTTGCTCAGTGTTCTGCAGAAAACCTTCAAGGGTGAGTCACTGGCAAATTCAATGTAATTGGGGCCTAAAGGATATGGTCTTGATAGAAAAATCTTGGTGGCAGAAGCTGGACTAAAACTAAATCTTCATGAATTCATCTTTGTGTAATGTCCAAGCATGAAGACTAACCTCAATGGTCTACAAACACCATTTTCTAGAAAATAGACGGACATCTGAGAAAGGAAGTATCAGATGTAAAAGTTACAATGTCAAGAGACACAAGTGCACATCAATAGTAAAACATATTTCAAGTGTACCGTTCATTATCagacatgaaaacagaaatagaAGCAACCGCTATTTGTTTCCTATCGAACTAAGAAAATGGCACCTTGCCCAAAATAGCCAACAAGCAACCCCTATCTTAGGgtattttatttgttaaaataaaGGTTCACTTTGATATTTGATACACATTTACAGAAAAAGAAGTTGATCTTTTTTCAGCTAGCTAACCAGCGACTTAAGCTGACATTGTCGTCTGATAATCAGATTGCTCAAATGTTTCCTGCTTTGTCGTTTAATGCCGTGAACGCCTCAAGTCCCATTCCTTGCCTCTCTGTTAATCACTAGTTTCTGGCTCAAGATCAAAGTACCTGACAAATATCCACTTCATCTTGAGCTTAATTGCGTCACAAATAAGGtcgaaaaaaaaacataaacaaatgaagaacaaaagaaaagataacTTGTAGAGGGAAAGAGAATTTGATCGACAATGCTTTATTCATGGACAGTAAGTAGCCTGTACATGAATAAAGCATTGTCGATGGTATCTTCACTTCCTCACCATACTACAAGAATTGCATTATTGTATTGGGGCAAATTTCAGGAATACTCCCTAAAGAATGTGCAAAATCTCAATTTAGGCCACAAAATTTAGGATTTTCCAATTTCATCGCCACTTAGGGGAGAATATCCGACAAGTTAGAGAGTGACACTATTGAAACCACTACCATGCTCTGATAAAGGTGTTTCCCTCTTCAGCCAGTACTATACTGATATTGGATGTGATTGTAAACACTAATTACATGTTGTCAACAAATTCTAATTTGGTCATTAGCAAAATGCCTTGGGAAAAGTATCTCCCGCGAACCCGATATTTGAAACGGTAGCATACTCAAAATTAGCCCTACATGTGAGACAATCAGCTTGCCCAAGACAAGTTTTGACCCCAGTCTCACCTCTAAATTTTGTCAGACATACTTTGAAAACAATACCAAATTCAGCCTCAGTGCATATCCCTGAGTATCTAAAACAGGAGTTTAACAAAGCTATATCGCTTTTTCGATAAATGAATATGAGATAAGATTAAAGAAACATCCAAAAAACCCTAGCTGAGTTTTGACACCTCAGGTATATGATCTTTAAGTACTCCAGCGATGAGTGGCAAAATGTAGCAATTATTGATCTTCAAGTGCACAAAAAGATTCATTAACCGCGCCATGTTCCAAAATTGTCTTTCCAAATTATCACATATTTATGTAACTAGATTTTATTTCACTGACGTCAATACATGTTAACTTTATAGAACAAAAGGAACTTAATAATAAGACTTGCACCTTTAGAAGTTCAACAGGTAATTCTAAACATTGATGCATAAAGCATTATGTTGGCAATATTGCAGTGACACTGGCGTAATGACACTAGTATTTTGTGCTACTTAAAGATATCCATTCTTTTATAGCTCAAACAGCAATGAAAgcaataaaaaaagaaagatattaCAACAATACATTCAAAGCAAACCAAGAGTTAAACAGCATAAAGAAAGGTATAGAACCCTGACATCAAGATCTGAACACTAGGAAATATAAACCATACACAAAAGAATCTAAAGTGAAAGTTTAACAACAAATAAATATACCTTAGCCAAGAAAAGCAATGCGTTTAGCCCATCAAACCTGCAAGAAAAGGACATGAAAGAAGAAGACGTATGTAAATTTAATATTGAATGCTATAGAGGGAAAATAAGGTGATAGGATTAAATTATAACAGTAAGTTAAAATGCAAGCCCAGTTAATTGGAAAAATGGTGGAATCATAAGGACTTATTTACTAGTCACCTAAACCAACCACTGAAGCATCCAATTGGCAAAACAAAATTTAGTATGTGGAGGGAATCTTCTTTGcatacatttaaaccaaaagaaagaaacaattgCTGGAAAGAAACATTAACATTGTAAGATTGAATGATGGAGCGTTTGACAAGTCAGTGGAAGCACAATAAAATAGTGAAAGATTCATGGAATAATGAACACAAGACAAAGTTGTACATGATAAGTTCCAAATCATGCATTGAAGCATCAATCAGATTAGAAATTAGGCTTACAGTGAAAGATTAACTTGTATGTTAGAGGTCTCACACGCTGCAATTTCCACAATTAaggaaatcagaaaattttggGACTACTCCCAACATCCCATAGATGCTGGGAAAGAGAGTATATTTTCAAAGGTCCAACAGTTTAGATTATTTAGCAAAACTCATTCGAACACAAATAGTTAATAAATAAACATCTCATGTACAGTAATAAACATACAAAAGGAAACACCAACTAACAATTTCCTCGTGGATAAGTAAAACAactaagaagaaaaggaaatttcagGAATTGAAGTGCATAATCTGTTTGTAAATCTAGTTGTTTAATGTCCAGTACACCCATAAAAAGCTTAGAATATGCCACTCAGAAATTGAAAACATAATTTGGAAAagagaatgaaagaaaaaaggatgagaatcagaagagaaaaaggaaagaggtACCTGATATTGGCTGATTTTCAATATGTTTCCGGAGAAATTGCGATCGTTCCTGTATTTTTAACTGCAACTGTCTCTGAGCCTGATAACAATTCATATAATAGTATCAACAAACAATCAAAAGACAGTTACCTCAAATTTCCCTGTCAGGAAAAGAACCAATCGCTTCATATACAAAATAGTAAGTCAATAAAATACGAAGCAACAGACCCAGATGACTCTGTAGATCTGGGAATTTGAGACATGAGTATCATTACAGAATCATGTGGTGAAAACAAAGCCTCAGTTGTAACTTCACTAATTTCATGTATCTGAGATGATTGAATAGTCAAAAAGCCGTAAGAGCTCTAGAATAAACATGGTTTCTGTCATGCATCAATGAATTACAAAAGTGTAGGTTTCACAAAAACCAAAAATCATCATTCAATTCTTTAGATTCTTAGCATTATGCCCGTAATTCAGAAGGAAACCAAATATCTCAGTTCACAACCATATTCCATCAAGAAATTCACAATAATACCTCAATACATTCTGTCAGTCGTTTCTCAACTTCCATCTGTAATTTTTGAGCTTCGGTGATCTCTAACTCTTCATTTCTGGTGTAAGTgcagaataaataaaatattcagCAACCAGTATAGGATCTCTAAAAACACAGCTTTCCAAAGGGCAATGCAATAAATGTTGCAAGAAGTCAACTTGAAATGAAATTGAGCTTGTTCAAGTCTTGCCAGGTTTATAAGACAGGTCGTTGAATCAAAATTACAACACACAAGGAAGGAAGTTTTAGGACTTCATAGTAAAACCACAACCCAGAGAGAAGTAAACAAACATACAGAGGATTGCAGGAAACAGGGTAACAATGGCaagaggagaaagaaaagaCCAGAGGGGAATGGGGAGTAGGTCAACCAAGGTTTCAAGTGGGATTGAGGAGGAGTGGCTGATGAGGGATATGGGAACTAGTGCTTTTGCAATTACTGCTATTAATTTACCTTTTGAAATTCAATATAAAGGGTTAAAATATTGCAACAAAATGAGAATTTGAAGACTGACATGGTTGAATAGGTGTAATTTAGATGTGAATGAAGCATATTATTATAGAGTATAATTGGATGCGGAGTGTGAAACTCTAAGTGACATATGGATACGAATCCATTAATGACGAAATTCACGACAACGAAACCTAGATCGATTGTGATTATCTCAAGcttaaatttggcaaaatttccTACTCTCGGACCCCTCTAATCCCGTGATTGGAATTTCGATATTATTTCGACCCTCAATCCTACGAATTAGTGAACCGTAGGAATTGTTAGAAGCCGCTGCAAGGATGATATTCTTGATTAATAAGCGGAACGAACTCTAGATGTTCAAGAATAGTTCGTACAGCCAACAAAGCAATCTCTCAGGAAGGTTTTCTGAAATATTGTAATCTGCCATTAACGAATGCAGAACGATGTTTGTATGTGTCTTGACACATAACCAATCACGGGCTTAAGAAACGACACGACTAACTGGACCTAAACATGCAGCCCAAAACCCTAACAAAGAAACACGGACCCAAGCTTAAGGCTGGACCGTATTATTTAGCTACTAATTCAAGCCCAAATCTACAGACTAAGCTCGGCCTTCAAGAAGCATCTTCAACCATGGCTTGGAGCAAATTAACAAGACTCGATTCCATGCTTGGCGCTTCAACTGATTCCTGGACAACCTGAACCATGGCTTGTAGTGACTCGTTGAGGCACTTGGCTCGAGTTCACGTCATCAGACCCACTAGTAGTTCCACAGATCAAACTTCGGCGCTTGCATCGACCTGGACAACCTTGGATACTCCATCACATATTATAGGTAAAATTCACATGCAACAAGctttcattaaaaaaatacaTGTACATGTAGCTTCGTGTACTTATATGTTTGTATGCAGAACAGAGTTTATGTTCTCAAGCCAAGTGCCCTTTTTTAGATATATAACTAACAAAACTCAAGGAAATTACCTGTGCCTGTCATCATCGCTCTCAACAGGAAAGGGAGAATTAACTGAGCAAGAAGTAGCTGGTGGCAAGATTATCTGGTCATTCCCAGTTTTGTCATCACCAGAGCCCTT of Coffea arabica cultivar ET-39 chromosome 5c, Coffea Arabica ET-39 HiFi, whole genome shotgun sequence contains these proteins:
- the LOC113690984 gene encoding uncharacterized protein isoform X2; protein product: MKRASEAEPIRPNLACSYPDTEKVERNRTGLSSSSVSETDALLLEMTLGGNKELWEMHWLGHKEKMMKGSGDDKTGNDQIILPPATSCSVNSPFPVESDDDRHRNEELEITEAQKLQMEVEKRLTECIEAQRQLQLKIQERSQFLRKHIENQPISGLMG